Genomic window (Primulina huaijiensis isolate GDHJ02 unplaced genomic scaffold, ASM1229523v2 scaffold33599, whole genome shotgun sequence):
aacaatatatataaatcaaatgacagtgtcattattattatttttttaatttgatcaaatcatattaaaaaaataatataaatttgttttcaaattaaaagaagtttttcatattttgggGTGAGATGATGGGATGGGGGAGGTTTTCAGTGCTGCAATAGATAGAAAGTATTATtatagaataaaatattttgacgtctttcaaaataattattttaaaattttatgttagaTTTTGAGtcgaatttataattttaaatacgaCTCGATTCGTTTAGACAatgttaatgtttttttttttttagtattacactttttttaaaatgaaaaataaaaagaggTAATCTGTTGAAGAACTGACAAGCCTGCGATAGAACGAGTGGAACCCTAATTGATGATACTCCTTTAAAAAACTACCGAAGCTGGTTGCAATAAAATTCTGAACAACGAGAATTCAATATCGCAAACATGGATTCAAACACGGAACAACAATTGAAGGTGCATGCAggcaggaaaaaaaaattaattgagcATAGCTACTCTTATCAGTTCCCAGATACTAAATTCTTTTGTTACAGATAATTTTGGGATCATCTTCTGTTGCCCGAAAACAAATTATAGCGGAAATGGGTTATGATTTCACTACTATGGTAACATATTTTTAGATATTCATTCTGTAATACGTAGCTAAAAATTTATGTTGGGAAGGTGGTTGaatttgggattttttttattatagtcTGCTGATATAGATGAGAAGGCAATACGGGAAGAGAAGCCGGAGGATTTGGTGATGGTTCTCGCCGAGGCAAAGGTACTCCGAATCTCTTACGAGTAGAAGAAGTGATAATGAGCCGCGTTTAAAATTATTGGTTTACTCTGTTTTACTCGCATGGAAAATGGGTCCTTGAAATTATGGTTAACTCCAATTTTGCAGAATTTGATTAGATGTTATGTGTAACAAGTACGAATATTTTGAAGCTGTACTATGCCACCTAATAGCTACAAAGGGCGCTGTAACCTCCTGTATTTTCAGTTTTTAAGTTGAAGTGCCCTGCATTAATATTCATACTTAATATTTCCAAATGTTCGCTCAGCTCATAAAAAATATGCGTAAATGATCCTTCTTGGTGCTTTATTTTGTGCTTCAGGCAGATGCCATTATGAGAAAACTTCGGGATGCTGGAACCTCAGAGAATACTACACTTCTCATAGCAGCTGATACTGTATGTTCTTTctattttttactttattttgagTCTGATTGGATGCTTGTTGCTTTAGAAATCAGTTTCTGGCATTCACATGTCATGGATAAATCTGACTTTCCTAGAGTTCGCCTCCTGAAGATCTCTTTAGGTTTCTTACCATAGATTCTCTCATTTACATAATTGATGAGCAGTGCGATAGGAATACATGCCGATGATTGTTGTCCTCAACTCCAAGATTCCTCCTCCCAAGCGCCATTGCGTTATTGTTTGATTATCTAGTTAAA
Coding sequences:
- the LOC140968225 gene encoding uncharacterized protein isoform X2, encoding MDSNTEQQLKIILGSSSVARKQIIAEMGYDFTTMSADIDEKAIREEKPEDLVMVLAEAKADAIMRKLRDAGTSENTTLLIAADTCDRNTCR
- the LOC140968225 gene encoding uncharacterized protein isoform X1 yields the protein MDSNTEQQLKIILGSSSVARKQIIAEMGYDFTTMSADIDEKAIREEKPEDLVMVLAEAKADAIMRKLRDAGTSENTTLLIAADTVCSFYFLLYFESDWMLVALEISFWHSHVMDKSDFPRVRLLKISLGFLP